Proteins encoded in a region of the Flavobacterium sp. MDT1-60 genome:
- a CDS encoding LytTR family DNA-binding domain-containing protein, whose translation MKILIIEDEARIAKRIERMTRNFFDKEVQILLSDSLENGLLTIEQHPIDLLLLDLNLNGEDGFDILQSVVVKSFQTIIISAYTDKAISAFNYGVLDFVPKPFDETRLRQAFTRFTTPEKQSNENIQFLAVKKGKSIKLITIKDIKYIKGAGIYTELHLSDGRMELHDKSLESLAKLLPPVFERIHKSYILCWNEADKLVVEAGGRYNMLLKNGELLPVGRSKYKEIRHKLI comes from the coding sequence ATGAAGATTCTGATTATTGAAGATGAGGCCCGAATTGCCAAACGTATAGAAAGAATGACAAGAAATTTCTTTGACAAAGAGGTGCAGATTTTACTTTCTGATTCACTTGAAAATGGGCTCCTTACTATTGAACAACATCCTATCGATTTATTATTGCTGGATTTGAATTTAAACGGAGAAGATGGATTTGATATTCTTCAAAGTGTTGTCGTTAAATCTTTTCAAACTATTATTATTTCAGCTTATACCGATAAGGCAATTAGTGCATTTAACTATGGAGTTCTGGATTTCGTACCTAAACCATTTGACGAAACCAGGCTGAGACAAGCCTTTACGCGCTTTACAACACCAGAAAAACAATCAAACGAAAATATTCAGTTTTTAGCAGTAAAAAAAGGGAAATCCATCAAACTAATAACGATTAAGGATATCAAATATATTAAAGGCGCCGGAATTTATACGGAACTGCACTTGTCAGATGGGCGTATGGAACTGCATGATAAATCTTTAGAATCATTAGCAAAATTGCTTCCGCCTGTATTTGAACGAATACATAAATCCTATATTCTTTGCTGGAATGAGGCTGATAAGCTTGTTGTAGAAGCTGGCGGCAGATATAATATGTTACTTAAAAATGGTGAATTATTACCAGTAGGGCGTTCAAAATATAAGGAAATCAGGCATAAACTGATTTAG
- a CDS encoding glycoside hydrolase N-terminal domain-containing protein, translating into MIKIRLFFLLSLFVSTAYSQEDLKIHYDKPATFWTEALPVGNGRLGAMVFGKVNEELIQLNEATLWSGGPVSKNVNPTAFENLAPVRQALTDGDYEKAYELTKKMQGVYSQSYMPLGDLVLKQSLSDSPVSAYYRDLNIQDAIATTIFTVDGVSYKREIFASAPGQCIILKLTASQPKKLSVNLSAKSQLHFKSAIKETSLFLNGKAPSNVDPNYIDYNKEPVVYDENGCKGMRFELIVKPIIKDGTISEKNNNLEIKDATEIVILISAATSFNGFDKCPNSEGKDEKKLAEGYLTNAASKNYDRLLKDHLEDFHHFFNRVSFNLNESETKKTAIATDRRLEDYFKGAKDSNLEMLFFQYGRYLLISSSRTKEVPANLQGIWNKELRPPWSSNYTTNINLQMNYWPVETANLSELFYPLDGFIKNLSVTGAETAKDYYHARGWVVHHNSDIWALTNPVGDLGKGDPMWANWYMGANWLSRHLWEHYQFTNDKKYLKEVYPILKGAAEFTLDWLQEDKDGYLVTMPSTSPENRYYYDGKKKGSVTVATTMDMGIIKDLFSNITEASGILNTDQDFINTIKKADQKLFPFRIGSKKQLLEWYKDFEEEDPHHRHTSHLYALHPANIISPLSTPELANAAKTTLELRGDDGTGWSLGWKVNMWARLLDGNHAYKLFRNQLRLTKEGDRNFNKGGGVYANLFDAHPPFQIDGNFAATAGVVEMLMQSQNHEIHLLPALPDAWEDGEIKGIVARGNFIVDISWKEGKLSSSKITANEGGNCTIRCNESFIIDSLHLKSEKTTLGYIITFQAKKGKSYIIKPAL; encoded by the coding sequence ATGATCAAAATCCGCCTGTTTTTTTTGCTATCGTTATTTGTCTCTACGGCCTATTCACAAGAGGATTTAAAGATTCACTATGACAAACCTGCAACTTTCTGGACTGAGGCTTTGCCTGTAGGAAACGGGAGACTTGGAGCAATGGTTTTTGGAAAAGTAAATGAAGAACTCATACAGCTCAATGAGGCAACCCTTTGGAGTGGTGGACCCGTATCTAAAAATGTAAATCCAACTGCATTCGAGAATTTAGCTCCTGTGAGACAAGCTCTGACAGATGGCGATTATGAAAAAGCATATGAACTTACAAAAAAGATGCAAGGAGTTTACAGCCAGAGTTATATGCCTCTGGGAGATTTAGTGTTGAAACAAAGTTTAAGTGATAGTCCAGTATCAGCTTACTATCGTGATCTTAATATACAAGATGCAATTGCAACGACAATTTTTACTGTTGATGGGGTATCTTACAAAAGAGAAATTTTTGCCTCAGCTCCCGGACAATGCATTATTTTAAAACTGACAGCCAGTCAACCCAAAAAACTCTCTGTTAATTTAAGTGCTAAAAGTCAGCTTCATTTCAAAAGCGCGATAAAAGAAACGTCCCTATTTTTAAATGGAAAAGCACCTTCAAATGTTGATCCCAACTATATAGATTATAATAAAGAGCCAGTAGTTTATGATGAAAACGGTTGCAAAGGCATGCGTTTTGAATTAATTGTAAAGCCTATAATTAAAGACGGAACAATTAGTGAAAAGAATAATAATCTGGAGATTAAGGATGCTACTGAAATTGTAATTCTGATATCAGCTGCAACAAGTTTTAATGGTTTTGACAAATGTCCGAATAGCGAAGGCAAAGATGAAAAGAAACTCGCAGAGGGCTATCTGACTAATGCGGCTTCAAAAAACTATGATCGTTTACTGAAAGACCATCTGGAAGATTTTCATCACTTTTTTAATCGTGTTTCTTTCAACCTAAACGAAAGTGAAACAAAGAAAACAGCAATAGCGACAGATAGACGACTGGAAGATTATTTTAAAGGAGCCAAAGATTCGAATCTTGAAATGTTATTTTTTCAGTACGGAAGATATTTATTAATATCATCCTCCCGTACAAAAGAGGTTCCGGCAAATTTACAAGGAATATGGAATAAGGAATTACGACCGCCCTGGAGTAGCAATTATACAACGAATATTAATTTACAAATGAATTATTGGCCTGTAGAAACAGCCAATTTATCAGAGTTGTTTTATCCGCTTGATGGTTTTATAAAAAACCTGTCTGTTACAGGGGCTGAGACTGCAAAAGATTACTATCACGCCAGAGGTTGGGTGGTACATCATAATTCAGATATATGGGCATTAACCAATCCCGTAGGGGACTTAGGCAAAGGCGATCCCATGTGGGCGAACTGGTATATGGGTGCCAATTGGTTAAGCAGGCATTTATGGGAACATTACCAGTTTACCAATGATAAAAAATATTTAAAAGAAGTTTATCCTATTTTAAAAGGCGCAGCAGAGTTTACATTAGACTGGCTGCAGGAAGATAAAGACGGTTACCTGGTAACAATGCCTTCTACTTCGCCTGAAAACAGGTACTATTACGACGGAAAAAAGAAAGGTTCCGTAACAGTCGCTACTACTATGGATATGGGTATTATTAAAGATTTGTTTAGTAATATTACAGAAGCTTCGGGCATCCTAAATACAGACCAGGATTTTATAAATACGATAAAAAAAGCGGATCAGAAATTATTTCCGTTCAGAATTGGCAGTAAAAAGCAATTATTAGAATGGTATAAGGATTTTGAGGAAGAAGATCCGCACCACAGGCATACTTCACATTTATATGCGTTGCATCCTGCAAACATTATTTCGCCATTGTCTACCCCAGAACTGGCAAATGCAGCCAAAACAACTTTAGAATTGCGCGGTGATGATGGAACCGGATGGAGTCTTGGGTGGAAAGTTAATATGTGGGCGAGACTTTTAGACGGAAACCATGCCTATAAATTATTTAGAAATCAGCTTCGGTTGACTAAAGAAGGTGACCGTAATTTTAATAAGGGCGGGGGAGTGTATGCTAATCTTTTTGATGCACATCCTCCATTTCAAATTGACGGCAACTTTGCAGCTACTGCCGGAGTTGTAGAAATGCTTATGCAAAGCCAAAATCACGAAATACATTTATTACCGGCCTTACCAGACGCGTGGGAGGACGGGGAGATAAAAGGTATTGTTGCAAGAGGCAATTTTATAGTAGATATTAGCTGGAAAGAAGGTAAGCTTAGTTCATCAAAAATTACAGCTAATGAAGGTGGAAACTGTACTATAAGATGTAACGAATCTTTTATAATTGATTCACTTCATCTTAAAAGTGAAAAAACAACGCTGGGATATATAATTACTTTTCAAGCAAAAAAAGGGAAGTCGTACATAATAAAACCAGCCTTATAG